A genomic region of Streptomyces sp. NBC_00247 contains the following coding sequences:
- a CDS encoding phage major capsid protein — MKTELRKIFDSAESEDRGLSAREIAAVINSVPAEERMARTEILAAVNGANGPESPETRMAIQETLKYMEMRAVDAREDRARIDRENEARTLSDKAGALVMPVGVPGLPGEADTWRSILPSAGEYRALIAESSPGAGGFAVPVNVADRAVEFLRAASVFMRVPGINIHRFEGGSFVLPSLNSTTLPGVVAEGATIPEATPVFGGTTFTPVKYADLYRASNEILEDAAFSMRDLIAGVMLRNIATQVDRDAFQGTGTASLYGLTKAGMGTAVNLATGNTVVKWDAIIDGFSDIEAAGAVPGVIWASPDSGKALRRERENGANGGYLAGHVTDPVTKAGLGLPIYVSANLPARTVIVADPTRIHVGLRSDVRLAMSEDYAFGQDATGFRATYRIAGLAVDNPAAVQVIKAATS, encoded by the coding sequence GTGAAGACTGAGCTTCGCAAGATTTTTGACTCTGCCGAATCCGAGGACCGGGGCCTTTCGGCCCGCGAGATTGCGGCCGTCATCAACTCCGTTCCGGCCGAGGAACGCATGGCGCGAACCGAGATTTTGGCAGCGGTCAACGGAGCCAACGGACCTGAATCCCCGGAAACTCGAATGGCGATTCAGGAAACCCTGAAGTACATGGAGATGCGCGCTGTCGATGCCCGGGAGGACCGGGCGCGAATTGATCGTGAGAATGAGGCTCGCACCCTGTCGGACAAGGCCGGGGCGCTTGTCATGCCTGTCGGTGTTCCGGGGCTGCCTGGGGAAGCTGACACCTGGCGGTCGATTCTTCCGTCAGCTGGGGAATACCGCGCCCTTATCGCGGAAAGCAGCCCCGGCGCTGGCGGATTCGCCGTTCCCGTTAACGTGGCGGATCGAGCCGTTGAGTTTCTGCGCGCGGCCAGCGTGTTTATGCGCGTTCCCGGTATCAACATTCACCGCTTCGAAGGCGGGTCGTTTGTTCTGCCGAGCCTCAACAGCACCACCTTGCCGGGCGTTGTTGCGGAAGGTGCCACGATTCCGGAAGCCACTCCCGTTTTCGGGGGCACGACCTTCACTCCCGTCAAGTACGCGGACCTGTATCGCGCTTCGAATGAGATCTTGGAGGACGCCGCTTTCTCGATGCGTGACCTGATCGCCGGTGTCATGCTCCGGAACATCGCCACTCAAGTGGACCGGGACGCATTCCAGGGCACGGGGACGGCCTCCCTTTACGGTCTTACGAAGGCTGGTATGGGGACTGCCGTAAACCTGGCCACTGGAAATACGGTGGTCAAGTGGGATGCGATTATCGATGGCTTCTCCGATATCGAGGCGGCCGGAGCTGTTCCGGGAGTCATCTGGGCTAGCCCTGACAGCGGGAAGGCGCTTAGGCGTGAGCGCGAAAACGGCGCTAATGGCGGATATCTGGCTGGTCACGTTACCGACCCGGTGACTAAGGCCGGTCTCGGTCTCCCGATCTACGTTTCCGCGAACCTCCCCGCTAGGACGGTAATTGTCGCCGACCCGACGCGAATTCACGTCGGCCTGCGCTCTGATGTTCGGCTTGCCATGTCCGAGGATTACGCTTTCGGCCAGGACGCCACAGGCTTCCGTGCGACTTATCGAATTGCTGGACTTGCGGTGGACAATCCTGCGGCCGTTCAGGTTATCAAGGCCGCCACTAGCTAG